In one window of Cytophagaceae bacterium ABcell3 DNA:
- a CDS encoding TIGR03885 family FMN-dependent LLM class oxidoreductase produces MMKLGYHISHEQFSPADLLRYVKKAEEAGFQFALSSDHFHPWNNDQGHSGFAWAWLGAAMAQTDLNFGVVNCPAYRYHPAIIAQAAATLDNMFPDRFWMAIGSGQALNEAINGEHWPAREERNNRLKEAADIMETLWRGDSVTRHGVIKVEEAKLYTLPQRKIPLIGAAITPDTAAWLATWADGMITISQPVQQLQKVVDAWKNNGGENKPMVLKVQVSYDKSDEEAVKGAHEQWKTNVFGSDMLAELRTPLQFEQAAMHVKPEELHGHVNMSSDPGRHIDWLNQYMEMGFYELSIHNVNKKQEQFIDAFGEKIIPELMVTH; encoded by the coding sequence GGTTACCATATATCACATGAGCAGTTTTCGCCAGCAGACCTTTTAAGGTATGTGAAGAAAGCTGAGGAAGCAGGTTTTCAATTTGCTTTGTCTTCTGATCATTTTCACCCGTGGAACAATGACCAAGGGCACTCTGGGTTTGCCTGGGCGTGGTTAGGAGCGGCTATGGCACAAACGGATTTGAATTTTGGTGTAGTCAATTGCCCAGCGTACAGATACCATCCAGCTATTATTGCTCAGGCTGCAGCCACACTGGACAATATGTTTCCTGATAGGTTTTGGATGGCCATAGGTAGCGGTCAGGCGTTGAATGAAGCTATTAACGGAGAGCATTGGCCAGCCAGGGAAGAACGTAACAACAGGCTTAAAGAGGCAGCGGATATAATGGAAACTTTATGGAGAGGCGATTCTGTTACGCGTCATGGAGTGATTAAAGTGGAGGAGGCCAAGCTTTACACACTTCCACAAAGAAAAATTCCATTGATTGGGGCAGCCATTACGCCGGACACAGCTGCTTGGCTGGCTACCTGGGCTGATGGCATGATCACCATTTCACAACCTGTCCAGCAATTGCAAAAAGTGGTAGATGCGTGGAAAAACAATGGCGGAGAAAATAAGCCGATGGTCCTAAAGGTGCAGGTCTCTTATGACAAGTCTGACGAGGAGGCTGTAAAAGGAGCACATGAACAATGGAAAACAAATGTTTTTGGGAGTGACATGCTTGCGGAACTAAGGACACCTCTTCAATTTGAGCAGGCTGCCATGCATGTGAAGCCGGAAGAGCTTCATGGACACGTAAATATGTCCAGTGACCCAGGGCGACATATCGATTGGTTAAATCAGTATATGGAGATGGGCTTTTATGAACTTTCTATTCATAATGTCAATAAGAAGCAAGAGCAGTTTATTGATGCTTTTGGCGAGAAAATCATCCCAGAGTTGATGGTGACGCACTAA
- a CDS encoding DUF4136 domain-containing protein: protein MKKLYFLLLLIPILGACNRNIYSDKVAGADFTNYRTYAWIKHEDDGEPRSILHGNIHHAANREMHNRGFRGDSINPDLLLDFKVKVNKRRTVGMQPIWGMSPWWGWGWGPHWGVAGYHTYPIHYQHATITINAIDQKTNKIVWSGTYSDVVDSRTFTGRNISKTVHKIFKRFPIRQTVQYVS from the coding sequence ATGAAAAAGCTATATTTTTTACTGCTACTGATCCCAATATTAGGAGCATGTAACAGAAACATCTATTCCGACAAAGTTGCTGGAGCAGATTTTACAAACTATCGTACTTACGCATGGATCAAACATGAAGATGACGGGGAACCTCGTTCGATACTTCACGGAAACATACACCATGCCGCTAATAGGGAAATGCATAACCGCGGATTTAGGGGCGACAGCATAAATCCAGATCTTTTGTTGGACTTCAAGGTAAAAGTCAACAAAAGAAGAACCGTAGGCATGCAACCTATATGGGGAATGTCTCCATGGTGGGGTTGGGGCTGGGGGCCTCATTGGGGAGTCGCAGGTTATCACACATACCCTATACATTATCAACATGCGACTATCACTATCAATGCTATAGACCAGAAAACAAATAAAATTGTTTGGAGCGGCACCTATTCAGATGTAGTAGACAGCAGAACGTTTACAGGAAGAAATATTTCTAAAACCGTTCATAAGATTTTCAAAAGATTTCCTATCAGACAGACAGTACAGTATGTAAGTTAA